The sequence AGGACCCTGACTGGATCGGGCTGGGGGAGATCGTCAAGCGGTATCCGGGACAGGCCCCGGTGCAGGTCGATCTTGCTCGCGGGGAATACGTGTGCCGACTGCAGTTCGGGCCGGACTTCATGGTTGCGCCGTGCCCGGATTTCTGGCGGGATTTTGAACAGTGGCGACAGATCTGAACACGACAGGAGAGGGCATGACACAAGGGCAATGGCGGCTTCGGGTGAGCTCGGATTTCAGCTCTTCGCATCAGCTGCGGCATTACGAAGGCAAGTGCGAGAACATGCACGGCCACAATTTCACGGTGGAGGTTGATGTGGTCGGCGAGAGCCTTGACCCGAAGCTCGGCATCCTCATGGATTTCAAGGCGCTCAAGCGTCTGCTCAAAGAGGTGACCGACGAACTCGATCACCGGCATCTGAACGACCTGCCGGATTTCGCCGAACAGAATCCCTCTTCCGAACTGCTAGCCCGCTTCGTGTTCCTGCGCATGAAGAACCTCCTGGCCCCGTACCCGGTCCGCCTGACGGAGGTCATGGTTTCGGAAAAGGCGAGTTCCAGAGCCTATTACTCGGAAGTGCAGGGCTGATGCGGGCGGTCCTGCAGCGGGTGCGCTCGGCTTCCGTTTCCGTCAAGGGCCGCACGGTGGGCGAGATCGGACCGGGCATCGCCGTGCTGCTCGGCTTCGGCGGCAGTGACGATCCGGACATGGTCGGCGGACCGGTCTGGAACAAATTCATGCAGAAGCTCCTTGGCCTGCGGCTTTTTCCCGACGCTGGCGGTCCCATCAACGCGAGCCTGGCCGATCACGGCGGCGCCGTCCTGGTGGTCTCGCAGTTCACTCTCTATGCCGATGTCAGAAAGGGCCGTCGCCCCTCCTTTTCAAAAGCCGCCCAGCCCGAGGCCGCCTTGACCCTGTACACGTCCTTTGTGGCCGATTTGCGTCGGCAGTGGCCGCTGGTGGCCGAGGGCGAATTCGGCGCGGACATGGACGTGTCCCTGGTCAATTGGGGGCCGGTGACCATCTGGCTGGACAGCGACGAATTCTAGTCTCTTTTTGGCAGGCATGTTGCTACGAGTTTTGCGAACGTTCATTTTTTGACAGGACACAGCATGCATGCCGCCATCTTGATTTTTTTCCTTCCGCAAGCCGCCCGTGGCGCGGCCCGTGGTGTGGTCTGAAGCCATGACCGCCGAAACAGACTACTCCGCCGAACGCATCCAGTTGCCCGACGGGTCCGTGGATGTGCGCGTCCTGCGCGAAGGCCGCGTTCAGCACCTGGGCGGCAAGCGCGGAGCCGAGAACGAATTGCGCCGGACGGCGGATATTCCTGTCAACGGCGTTTTGCCCGTCTTTCTGGGCTCCGGGCTGGGAGTTGGCCTGGCCGACGTGCTGGCCAAGGTCGCGGGCCCGGTGGCCGTGGTCGATGCCGAACCATCCATCGGCCTGTTGACCGGAGTGCTTCAGAAATGGAAGGGCGATCCCCGCGTGTTCTGGATAGTCGAGGCCGATCCGGCTGTTGCCCTGGATCACTTGACCCGCTGGCAGATCCGGCACGGCGGCCTGCCTTTCGCGCCGGTGCGCGATCCGTTTTACGCCCGCTTGCGGCCCGCTCTGTATCGCGATCTGGCCGACCGCCTGGAGCTCAGCCGCAAGGTCGATTTCTGGAGCCGGGCGCGTTATCCCAAGTTCCGCTCCAGCGTCCCGCGCGTGCTGCTCCTGACCAGCTCCTATTTTCTGATGGGCGAGCTTGAGGCCGCCTTCGCCCGCCTGGGCTACGCGACCTCGCTGGTGCAGCTGCCCAGCCAGGAAGTGGGCAGCCAGGAATTCGTCGAATCCATTCTTTCGGAAATTCTGGCTTTCCGTCCGGACTTCGTGCTGACCATCAATCATCTCGGCGTTGACAAGGAGGGCATCCTGACCGCGCTTCTGGCGCGCATGGAGCTGCCCCTGGCGTCCTGGTTCGTCGATAATCCGCACCTCATCCTCTACGTCTACGAGAATCTGGCCTCGGATTGGGTCACGCTTTTCACCTGGGACGTGGACAACATCGAGTCGCTCAAAGCGCAGGGCTTTTCCCGCGTTCATTACCTGCCCCTGGCCACGGACCCGCACCGTTTCGCCTACGCGCCGGACACGACCTTTAAGCGCGATGTCGCCTTTGTCGGCAACTCCATGCTGTACAAGGTGCACGCCAAATTGCGGCATTACGACTTTCCCCCAGCCCTGCTTCGGGACTTCGAAGATCTCGGGCAGGCCTTCATGGAGAGTGGAAGCCTGTCCGTGAAGCGTTTTCTGGAAGAGGAACGGCTGGGGCATCTGGCGGCCTTCCAGGCGCTGCCCGATGTGGATACCCGGCTCGCCTTCGAGACCCTGATCACCTGGCAGGCGACCCTCCTGTACCGCTTGCGGCGGGTTCGCGAGCTCCTGCCCTTCAATCCCCTGCTGGTCGGCGATCCGGGCTGGCGCGAGCTCCTGCCCGAGGGGGGCTGGACCTATCACCGCGAACTGAACTACTACGCGGACCTGCCCGGATTTTATCCGGCCACGCGCATCAATTTCAACTGCACCAGCCAGCAGATGAAGGGCGCGGTCAACCAGCGCGTCTTCGACGTGCCGGTCTGCGGCGGTTTTCTGCTCACGGACCACCGGCGGCAGATGGAGGCGCTTTTCGAGCCGGGCCGGGAGATCGTCTGCTATCAGGAGCCGGGCGAGATCGCGGGACTGGTCCGCCATTACCTCCGCCTCGACGGCGAGCGGAAAAAGATCACCCAGGCCGCACGTTCCCGCATTCTGGCCGAACACACCTACGACCTGCGCTTAAAGTCCCTGGTGCGGACCATGCGCTCCATCTACGGGTAGCCGGTGAAAAAGCCCATCCTGGTCATCCAGATGCAGCGCATGGGGGACCTGATCCTGTCCTTCCCCCTTTTTTTGTGGCTGGAGCGGGCATTTCCCGGCCACCCGGTCTGGGTCATGGCTGAGCCGGGTTTTGCCAGGCCGCTTGCGCGCCTGAGTCCGCAGGTGCGCTATTTCGGTTATGGGCAGGGCGGGGATGTGCGCAGCGAAGCATTCCATCTGGTCATAAATCTCAGTCACCGGGCTGAAAGCATGGCTTTGGCCGGCAGTCTGCGCTGCGACGCCCTGGTTGGCGGTTACCTTCGGGACGGAGTGACCCGCATCAAGGGAGACTGGCAGGAATACCGGGCGTCGCTGACCCACAACAACCGGCACAACCGTTTTCATTGGGCCGATCTCAATGCCCTGGACGTGATCCCGCACGGGATCATGGACCAGACCCGCTGGCCCGCGCCGCGTCAGATGCCCCCGGACATTCGTCATGTCGGCCTGTTTCTTGGCGCAAGCGAACCGGACAAAAGGCCCAGCGCCGCGTTTTGGGTCGGACTCATCGCGGAGCTGGAGCGGCGAGGGCTCGTCCCGGTGCTTCTGGGCGGACCGGGCGAGCGGGAATTGTGCCGCGAGGTGCTTCGTCTCGCCGCGCGACCGGTGGCCAGCGCCTGCGGGTCCCTGGGACTGGATGCGTTCGCCATGTACGGGCAGAGTCTGGCCGCCATGATCACCCCCGACACCGGACCCATGCATCTGGCGGCCTGGTCCGGCCTCAAGGTGCTCAATCTGTCCATGGGCCCGGTGCATGCCTTTGAGACCGGCCCCTACCAGCCGGGGCACGTGGTGCTGCGCAGTTCAAGGGATTGCGTTGGTTGCTGGCGCTGCCGTTTTGATCTTCCGCGTTGTCATGAACGATTCAAGCCCGCACGGGTGGCCCGGGTGCTTGAGGCCATGCTTGGCTGCAAGGGCAACCTCTCAGGGTTGCGGCTTCCCGGACTTGAGATTTTTGCCACCGGCCGCAAGGGCGGCCTCTATGACCTGATAC is a genomic window of Desulfomicrobium baculatum DSM 4028 containing:
- a CDS encoding CgeB family protein, producing MVWSEAMTAETDYSAERIQLPDGSVDVRVLREGRVQHLGGKRGAENELRRTADIPVNGVLPVFLGSGLGVGLADVLAKVAGPVAVVDAEPSIGLLTGVLQKWKGDPRVFWIVEADPAVALDHLTRWQIRHGGLPFAPVRDPFYARLRPALYRDLADRLELSRKVDFWSRARYPKFRSSVPRVLLLTSSYFLMGELEAAFARLGYATSLVQLPSQEVGSQEFVESILSEILAFRPDFVLTINHLGVDKEGILTALLARMELPLASWFVDNPHLILYVYENLASDWVTLFTWDVDNIESLKAQGFSRVHYLPLATDPHRFAYAPDTTFKRDVAFVGNSMLYKVHAKLRHYDFPPALLRDFEDLGQAFMESGSLSVKRFLEEERLGHLAAFQALPDVDTRLAFETLITWQATLLYRLRRVRELLPFNPLLVGDPGWRELLPEGGWTYHRELNYYADLPGFYPATRINFNCTSQQMKGAVNQRVFDVPVCGGFLLTDHRRQMEALFEPGREIVCYQEPGEIAGLVRHYLRLDGERKKITQAARSRILAEHTYDLRLKSLVRTMRSIYG
- the dtd gene encoding D-aminoacyl-tRNA deacylase, producing MRAVLQRVRSASVSVKGRTVGEIGPGIAVLLGFGGSDDPDMVGGPVWNKFMQKLLGLRLFPDAGGPINASLADHGGAVLVVSQFTLYADVRKGRRPSFSKAAQPEAALTLYTSFVADLRRQWPLVAEGEFGADMDVSLVNWGPVTIWLDSDEF
- a CDS encoding glycosyltransferase family 9 protein, translated to MKKPILVIQMQRMGDLILSFPLFLWLERAFPGHPVWVMAEPGFARPLARLSPQVRYFGYGQGGDVRSEAFHLVINLSHRAESMALAGSLRCDALVGGYLRDGVTRIKGDWQEYRASLTHNNRHNRFHWADLNALDVIPHGIMDQTRWPAPRQMPPDIRHVGLFLGASEPDKRPSAAFWVGLIAELERRGLVPVLLGGPGERELCREVLRLAARPVASACGSLGLDAFAMYGQSLAAMITPDTGPMHLAAWSGLKVLNLSMGPVHAFETGPYQPGHVVLRSSRDCVGCWRCRFDLPRCHERFKPARVARVLEAMLGCKGNLSGLRLPGLEIFATGRKGGLYDLIPLSAHAKAGQRLSAYWQAFWLHAFGRGSLDDCLAAAGKLRDDHAALVRVMTAGALRFFRMASSASDPELPMREWNRTSLALRPLSGYAAVHLSNHDCSVASRKRVLALAEAHLGFLRQS
- the queD gene encoding 6-carboxytetrahydropterin synthase QueD, with translation MTQGQWRLRVSSDFSSSHQLRHYEGKCENMHGHNFTVEVDVVGESLDPKLGILMDFKALKRLLKEVTDELDHRHLNDLPDFAEQNPSSELLARFVFLRMKNLLAPYPVRLTEVMVSEKASSRAYYSEVQG